The region AACTTTGTCAAAGGAAGCACTTCGTTTGAAAGTATTAGAACAATTAATGGAGTGGCCTATCCTACTTTTAAAGTAGCATGCTATGCTTTGGGATTATTAGACAATGATAAAGAGTGGATCGATTGCTTGACTGAAGCTGCAATTTGGGCAACCGTAAATGAGTTAAGACATCTTTTTGTCACGATACTTATTCATTTTCAGATTTCTGATGCATCCCAACTTTGGAAATCTAGTTATACTACATTTTCATAAGACATAACTTCATTACAAAGGAAGAGATTTAAAATGAAGGACCTTCAACTAAGTGAACAACAAGTTAAAGCATACACATTGTTCAAAATTGAAAGTATCATGTTGAAGGTGGGAAAAATTTTGAGAGACATAAATGGAATGCCCCTCCCTAATTATTCTAAATTGGTCAATAGATTGGTCAATGAATAGTTTGATTATGACCAATATCAATTAAAGTATTGCATAACAAATAATTTGTTGTTCTAAATCATTACCAAAAGTTAGCTTATGAAGCAATGACACATTCTTTTGAGAATAACGAAcgcaatttattttttattaatggaCATGGAGGTACTGGTAAAAACATTTCTATGGAATACAATTATTGCAAAGCTCATATCACAATAAAAAATAGTCTTATCTGGTGCAACTTCAGTCATAGCAACTTTATTATTGCCTAATGATAGGATAGCTCATTCACGATTTCATATTCCCTTGGATGTTACAACAGAGTCAACTTATGAAATTCGACACGGCACCCAATTAGCTGCACTTCTTACGAAAACTTCCTTGATCATTTGGGATGAAGCACCTATGGAAAATAAGTTTTTCTTTGAAGCTTTGGATAAGACCTTAAGAGATATTCTAAGAACAAGTTATGAAAATAGTTATACCAAACCTTTTGGAGGACTTACGATGGTATGTGGTGGCGATTTCCGTCAAATATTGCCAGTTGTCCCAAAGGGTACAAGAGTTGACATTGTTGATGCTTCTCTTAACTCATCATACTTGTGGTTGTTTTTCAAAATATATCAGCTCAACCAAAACATGAGGCTCTATAATGGAAGTGTAAGTAGCTCTGAGGCTGCTAAAATAGCTTCTTTTGACAAATGGTTCTTGCAGATTCGAGATGGTTCATTATATGATGACACTGATAGAGAATTAATAAAAATTTCTTCGGATATATGGAAAAACTCATCTGAAGATCCAATGAAATCTATAGTTGAAGCTATCTACTCTTCACTTTTGCATAAGTACAATGATTCGACATATTTGAAAGAAAGAGCAATATTAACGCCAAAAAATGAAATGGTTCAGGAGTTGAATGAGATGATTATGAATATAATGCCGAGAGAAGGGAGAACCTATTTAAGCTTTGACAGTATATGCAAAGCAAGCGTCAACACAAATGATGAAGATCTTCTGTACCAAGCTGAATTTTTGCATGGTTTGAAATTTAATGGCATCCCAAATCATGACATACGACTTAAGGAAGGTGCTCCTGTAATGCTACTTAGAAATCTAAATCAAATAGAGGGCCTATGCAATGGCACaaggttgtaatgacccactaatctagactatttggaccattaacgaaactatacataaaacttacaattttgcggaaataccataattttattgagtaacttgtgaaaataagagttacttacaaaatagaatactaagaaggatatgggatcccattgtctttaaaaacaaaaaacatgatttaaatgaaaagaattacataagaaaatgcggaaaatacatataaaaccat is a window of Humulus lupulus chromosome 4, drHumLupu1.1, whole genome shotgun sequence DNA encoding:
- the LOC133832880 gene encoding uncharacterized protein LOC133832880, with amino-acid sequence MRMMLNFVKGSTSFESIRTINGVAYPTFKVACYALGLLDNDKEWIDCLTEAAIWATLAYEAMTHSFENNERNLFFINGHGVIATLLLPNDRIAHSRFHIPLDVTTESTYEIRHGTQLAALLTKTSLIIWDEAPMENKFFFEALDKTLRDILRTSYENSYTKPFGGLTMVCGGDFRQILPVVPKGTRVDIVDASLNSSYLWLFFKIYQLNQNMRLYNGSVSSSEAAKIASFDKWFLQIRDGSLYDDTDRELIKISSDIWKNSSEDPMKSIVEAIYSSLLHKYNDSTYLKERAILTPKNEMVQELNEMIMNIMPREGRTYLSFDSICKASVNTNDEDLLYQAEFLHGLKFNGIPNHDIRLKEGAPVMLLRNLNQIEGLCNGTRCHQQGVYASYTFGPQGSQVKVILLDTRYHQDPLSSDGTILGASQWTWLEKELNSTPSSITIIGFSIQVAVNNT